One stretch of Candidatus Omnitrophota bacterium DNA includes these proteins:
- the smc gene encoding chromosome segregation protein SMC, whose amino-acid sequence MHFKSLELVGFKSFAEKTKLNFEPGVTAVVGPNGCGKSNIADSIRWVLGEQSAKSLRASNMQDVIFNGTDTKDPINFAEVSLTFSNEKRTLPIDYDEVTITRRVFRSGDSEYLLNKTPVRLKDIADLLMGTGIGTESYSIIEQGKMDLILSSKPEDRRYVFEEASGITKYKSKKKEALRKLEQTEQNLLRINDIITEVKRQINSIERQAKKAERYKVDYEKLKDMEVKLTCREYKGLKMQEATFTVENEDTKARERDLSGEINAIALKISEERQALNEVNNKILNLRNRSSEISNSLDMNKHKIEIDKERIEEARILQEGLNREIKSATDKINNAKEQVGKLKIDLDRAVSERALKQKTVEEHELLLSNIARELEETEEKAKVFKIQIVEFLAKETHIKNDLIKIGADVQNRKMRQRRLEIEKDEVGKELESTEGALSGVLVEFKTIEDKVVGLKTGLEAKKLANEEVISAIENIESDIAREENNKAATRSKIEMLEESLKTHEGFKSGVKNLLIKANEDKVSFSGVLGVLADIIKVEKGYEEAVSTLLGDDAQLIITENDNDIVRAIEYLKNGRFGKASFVSLETLRKVSRSADLRLNEALHKPLSSFVHIDERLKPVIEYFFVNSYLIESVEEGMRSCGASPAVFVTKSGHMFDNCKVSGGSASEGEESLLIGRRQRLDDLRNELRTCEERGIALVAVRDEKKSAGRALETEIESTDSALRQEEINYANAKTKKDAQEEAGRKLADEMFLLGSELDEVNQIINDLTAKGTALNIELNKIEVEKTSMQEFIDRSQAFILDKKSERERTALEMATLRAEVQSQEKEEENVRNNLKSQEAIVFELEDTLYAKDALAKESSEKAKSLECEIGNLTSQNQILENDLKILNEESSAVEGSRADIGARLNMDETQLKEKEAQLETFRNLIRDLDVKLTELNFKKSNLKDRMLQAHKFDLEMTPVELDEQIDWESISVQVSELKEKLDKMGPVNLVAIDEHKELEERYNFLVHQQEDLVNAKDSLLKAIQKINKTTKDLFLETFQKIQVEFKNFFRMLFGGGQAELVLIDEQDILESGIEIVVRPPGKKLQNMMLLSGGEKAMTACALLFAIFKVKPSPFCVLDELDAPLDESNVMRFTSVLKEFIKISQFIIITHNKRTMELADIIYGITMQERGVSKIVSVKFLDDRKKTENIEKPALEPQPAGQAAQPAASAEPLVNPS is encoded by the coding sequence ATGCACTTTAAATCCCTAGAGCTGGTGGGTTTTAAGTCTTTTGCCGAAAAGACGAAGCTTAATTTTGAGCCGGGCGTTACCGCTGTAGTCGGCCCCAATGGCTGCGGAAAATCCAACATAGCTGACTCTATCCGCTGGGTGCTCGGCGAGCAGTCAGCAAAAAGCCTGCGGGCGTCCAATATGCAGGACGTCATCTTCAACGGCACCGACACCAAAGATCCTATCAATTTTGCCGAAGTATCCTTGACATTTTCCAATGAAAAAAGAACTCTCCCGATAGACTACGATGAAGTCACGATAACCCGCCGCGTATTCCGCTCAGGCGATAGCGAATATCTTTTAAACAAAACCCCCGTAAGGCTGAAAGACATAGCGGACCTTCTGATGGGAACCGGTATAGGCACGGAGAGCTATTCCATTATCGAGCAGGGAAAGATGGACCTGATACTCAGCTCGAAGCCGGAGGACAGGCGCTATGTATTCGAAGAGGCCAGCGGCATCACTAAATATAAATCCAAGAAGAAAGAGGCCCTGCGCAAACTCGAGCAGACCGAGCAGAACCTGCTGCGCATAAATGATATTATAACGGAAGTGAAACGCCAGATAAACTCTATCGAGCGCCAGGCGAAGAAGGCGGAACGCTATAAGGTCGATTACGAAAAGCTGAAGGATATGGAGGTCAAGCTCACCTGCCGCGAGTACAAGGGCCTGAAGATGCAGGAAGCCACGTTTACCGTAGAGAATGAAGATACGAAGGCAAGAGAGAGGGACCTTTCCGGTGAAATAAACGCGATCGCCCTGAAGATTTCCGAAGAAAGGCAGGCGCTGAACGAGGTAAATAATAAGATTTTGAATTTAAGGAACCGCTCTTCGGAGATCTCGAATTCGCTCGATATGAATAAGCACAAGATCGAAATAGATAAAGAGAGGATCGAGGAGGCCCGCATATTACAGGAGGGCCTGAACAGAGAGATCAAATCGGCAACCGATAAGATAAATAACGCTAAGGAGCAGGTAGGTAAATTAAAGATCGATCTTGACAGGGCGGTATCGGAGAGGGCCCTGAAGCAAAAGACCGTTGAAGAACATGAACTGCTTTTATCGAATATCGCCAGAGAGCTGGAGGAGACCGAAGAGAAGGCCAAGGTCTTCAAGATACAGATAGTGGAATTCCTGGCAAAAGAGACACATATAAAGAACGACCTGATAAAGATAGGCGCCGATGTTCAGAACAGGAAGATGCGTCAGCGGAGGCTCGAGATAGAAAAAGATGAGGTGGGGAAGGAGCTGGAGTCCACTGAGGGAGCCTTGTCGGGTGTGCTGGTGGAATTTAAGACCATAGAAGACAAAGTCGTCGGACTCAAGACGGGCCTCGAGGCGAAGAAGCTTGCTAATGAAGAGGTCATATCCGCGATAGAGAATATAGAATCGGATATAGCCAGGGAAGAAAACAATAAAGCCGCGACAAGGTCGAAGATCGAAATGCTGGAAGAGAGCCTGAAGACGCACGAGGGATTTAAGAGCGGGGTGAAGAACCTGCTCATTAAGGCCAATGAAGATAAGGTTTCATTCAGCGGGGTCCTCGGGGTATTGGCGGATATAATAAAAGTCGAAAAAGGTTACGAAGAGGCTGTAAGTACGCTCCTGGGCGATGACGCTCAGCTGATAATTACGGAAAATGATAATGACATAGTGAGGGCTATCGAATATTTGAAGAACGGCAGGTTTGGTAAAGCAAGCTTTGTCTCTCTTGAAACATTGAGGAAGGTAAGCCGAAGCGCGGATCTCCGGCTTAACGAAGCTCTCCATAAGCCATTGAGCAGTTTTGTTCATATAGATGAGCGGCTTAAACCGGTTATTGAATATTTCTTCGTAAATTCTTATCTGATAGAATCTGTAGAAGAAGGCATGAGGAGTTGCGGCGCCAGCCCCGCGGTATTTGTAACAAAGTCCGGGCACATGTTCGATAATTGCAAGGTTTCGGGCGGAAGCGCGAGCGAAGGCGAAGAGTCGCTGCTGATAGGGCGCAGACAGAGACTGGATGACCTGAGGAACGAGCTTAGGACCTGTGAAGAGAGAGGCATAGCGCTTGTTGCCGTCAGGGATGAAAAGAAATCGGCCGGCAGGGCCCTGGAGACCGAGATAGAGTCCACAGATTCCGCGCTAAGGCAGGAAGAGATAAATTACGCCAATGCCAAAACTAAAAAGGACGCTCAGGAAGAAGCGGGCAGGAAACTCGCGGACGAAATGTTCCTCCTTGGATCGGAGCTGGATGAGGTGAATCAGATCATAAACGATCTCACCGCGAAGGGCACGGCGCTGAATATTGAGCTGAATAAGATCGAGGTTGAAAAGACCTCGATGCAGGAATTTATAGATCGATCCCAGGCTTTTATACTTGATAAAAAGTCTGAACGGGAGAGGACCGCGCTGGAGATGGCGACATTGAGAGCCGAGGTCCAATCGCAGGAAAAGGAAGAGGAGAATGTCCGTAATAATCTCAAGTCGCAGGAAGCCATAGTTTTCGAACTCGAGGATACATTATATGCCAAGGACGCCTTAGCGAAGGAATCGAGCGAGAAAGCTAAGTCTCTGGAATGCGAGATAGGTAATCTGACCAGCCAGAACCAGATATTAGAAAATGACCTAAAGATCCTTAATGAGGAATCCTCCGCCGTAGAGGGCTCGAGGGCCGATATCGGGGCGAGGCTCAATATGGACGAGACGCAGTTGAAAGAAAAAGAGGCGCAGCTGGAGACCTTCCGTAACCTTATAAGGGATCTTGACGTAAAATTGACAGAGCTTAATTTCAAGAAGTCGAATTTAAAGGACAGGATGCTTCAGGCGCACAAGTTCGACCTTGAGATGACACCTGTGGAACTTGATGAGCAGATAGACTGGGAATCGATAAGCGTGCAGGTCTCGGAGCTTAAGGAAAAGCTCGATAAGATGGGACCAGTGAACCTGGTTGCCATAGATGAGCATAAAGAGCTGGAGGAGCGGTATAATTTTCTGGTCCATCAGCAGGAAGATCTGGTCAATGCCAAAGATTCGCTGTTAAAGGCCATTCAAAAGATAAATAAGACGACGAAGGACCTTTTCCTGGAGACCTTCCAGAAGATACAGGTTGAATTCAAGAACTTCTTCAGGATGCTCTTCGGCGGAGGCCAGGCCGAACTGGTCCTTATAGATGAGCAGGATATACTGGAATCCGGCATAGAGATCGTGGTGCGCCCTCCCGGTAAAAAATTACAGAATATGATGTTGTTGTCCGGCGGCGAAAAAGCCATGACGGCGTGCGCGCTGCTCTTTGCGATATTCAAGGTTAAGCCGAGCCCCTTCTGTGTGCTGGACGAACTGGATGCGCCTTTAGATGAATCTAATGTCATGAGGTTCACCAGCGTCCTGAAAGAGTTCATCAAAATATCACAGTTTATCATCATCACGCATAATAAGCGCACAATGGAACTTGCCGATATCATCTACGGTATCACAATGCAGGAACGAGGCGTCTCGAAGATAGTTTCGGTAAAGTTTCTTGATGATCGTAAGAAGACGGAAAATATCGAAAAACCGGCTTTAGAACCGCAGCCAGCCGGTCAGGCCGCCCAGCCGGCGGCATCCGCGGAACCTCTGGTCAATCCTTCGTAG
- a CDS encoding diguanylate cyclase yields the protein MTEKYDENTLKQELKRLEWEFSMLFEISNAMRTTLKLDQVLYIILTALTSHEGLGFNRAMLFLVNDKESVLEGIMGIGPHTGEEAGKIWHAISESKMTLDDFISSYDTFKRDPDSKLNQIVKGIKIPLREDMGILALTILEGMTFEITTHEAKKIVDPEMQRNLNTDFFVTVPLKAKDKVVGAILVDNIFNKKPITKSDIKMLTMFASHAGLAIENSRLYEETVYLSNTDWLTKLWNYGKFHQHLSYEIEKSKISETQLSLIMIDVDNFKHYNDTLGHMKGDDALKKLALVLKNKSRKCDIAARYGGEEFGIIMPSTSKESAGLFSERLRVEVENAFANEPGIDASHRLTVSCGIATYPDDAANKGDLISRADIALYEAKHAGKNKTFLYSSAMKDNRPTKD from the coding sequence TTGACAGAAAAATACGACGAAAACACTTTAAAGCAGGAACTTAAGAGGCTCGAGTGGGAATTTTCGATGCTCTTCGAGATCTCTAACGCGATGAGGACCACCCTCAAGCTGGATCAGGTATTGTATATAATACTTACCGCCTTGACTTCTCATGAAGGGCTCGGATTCAACCGCGCGATGCTCTTCCTGGTTAACGACAAAGAAAGCGTCCTGGAAGGCATCATGGGCATAGGCCCCCACACCGGCGAAGAGGCCGGCAAGATCTGGCACGCGATATCCGAGAGCAAGATGACCCTCGACGATTTTATTTCATCCTACGATACCTTCAAGAGAGACCCCGATTCGAAATTAAATCAGATAGTCAAAGGGATAAAGATACCTCTTCGCGAGGATATGGGGATACTCGCGCTCACCATTCTCGAAGGCATGACCTTTGAGATCACAACTCACGAGGCCAAAAAGATCGTCGACCCCGAGATGCAGAGGAATCTTAACACCGACTTCTTCGTAACTGTACCGCTTAAAGCTAAAGACAAGGTCGTGGGCGCGATCCTGGTCGATAACATCTTTAATAAGAAACCCATAACAAAGTCCGATATAAAGATGCTGACGATGTTCGCGAGCCATGCTGGCCTGGCCATAGAGAATTCCCGCCTTTATGAAGAAACCGTCTATCTGTCGAATACAGACTGGCTCACTAAGCTCTGGAACTACGGTAAATTCCACCAGCACCTTTCATATGAAATTGAGAAATCCAAGATCAGCGAGACACAGCTGAGCCTTATCATGATAGATGTCGATAATTTTAAGCACTATAACGACACTCTTGGCCACATGAAAGGCGATGACGCGCTTAAAAAGCTCGCCCTTGTGCTGAAAAATAAGTCCAGGAAATGCGATATAGCCGCAAGATACGGCGGTGAGGAATTCGGCATAATCATGCCAAGCACTTCTAAGGAGAGCGCGGGATTATTTTCAGAACGGCTTCGCGTCGAAGTCGAAAACGCATTCGCGAATGAGCCGGGGATTGACGCGAGCCATAGGCTCACGGTAAGCTGCGGCATAGCCACCTATCCGGATGACGCCGCCAATAAGGGCGACCTGATATCCCGCGCCGACATCGCGTTATATGAAGCGAAACATGCCGGAAAGAATAAGACCTTCCTGTATTCCAGCGCAATGAAAGATAACAGGCCTACGAAGGATTGA
- a CDS encoding bifunctional 3,4-dihydroxy-2-butanone-4-phosphate synthase/GTP cyclohydrolase II — protein sequence MKLNTIPEVLSDLKKGKMVIVIDDEDRENEGDLIMAGQFTRPEDINFMAREGRGLICVPMEGARLDELDLHPMSSRAFDPYKTGWAISCDAKKGITTGISANDRARTINILASSKSKASDLVKPGHIFPLRANEGGVLVRAGHTEACVDLMKLSRLYPAGVICEIMKDDGTMARTPDLIAFAGTHSLKICTMESLIEYRRKSEKLIKRIAQTNMPTPFGNFKVFVYESLVDKQHHLALIKGRPDKNDALVRVHSECLTGDVFGSKRCDCGEQLHTAMKLVDKNGSGVILYMRQEGRGIGLANKLRAYELQDKGMDTVEANEALGFKPDLRDYGIGAQILADLGLKNIRLLTNNPKKIVGLEGYGLKVIERVPIHVLANKANAKYLRTKREKLGHDLKV from the coding sequence ATGAAACTGAATACGATTCCAGAAGTTCTCAGCGACCTTAAAAAAGGCAAGATGGTCATAGTCATAGATGATGAGGACCGCGAAAACGAAGGTGATCTCATAATGGCGGGACAATTTACCAGGCCCGAAGATATAAATTTCATGGCCCGTGAAGGTCGCGGCCTGATATGCGTCCCTATGGAAGGAGCCAGGCTGGATGAGCTTGACCTGCATCCGATGTCGTCCAGAGCTTTTGACCCGTATAAGACCGGCTGGGCGATATCCTGTGACGCGAAGAAAGGAATAACTACAGGCATTTCAGCAAACGACAGGGCGCGCACCATAAATATTTTGGCAAGTTCCAAATCGAAGGCATCTGATCTGGTCAAGCCCGGGCATATCTTTCCGTTAAGAGCTAATGAAGGCGGCGTCCTCGTCAGGGCCGGCCACACAGAGGCATGCGTTGATCTGATGAAGCTATCCAGGCTGTATCCAGCCGGTGTTATATGCGAGATAATGAAGGACGACGGCACGATGGCCAGGACCCCCGATTTAATAGCATTCGCCGGCACGCACTCCTTGAAGATATGCACCATGGAGAGCCTGATAGAGTACAGGCGTAAGTCTGAAAAGCTGATCAAGAGAATAGCGCAGACAAATATGCCTACGCCTTTCGGCAATTTTAAAGTCTTTGTTTACGAGTCGCTCGTCGATAAACAGCATCACCTCGCCCTTATCAAGGGAAGGCCCGACAAAAATGACGCGCTGGTCAGGGTGCATTCGGAATGCCTGACAGGAGATGTATTCGGATCCAAAAGATGCGACTGCGGCGAACAGCTTCATACCGCGATGAAGCTGGTAGATAAGAACGGAAGCGGCGTTATACTATATATGAGACAAGAGGGTCGCGGCATAGGGTTGGCTAATAAGTTGCGGGCTTATGAGCTGCAGGACAAAGGGATGGATACCGTTGAGGCCAATGAAGCCCTGGGTTTTAAGCCCGATCTGAGGGATTATGGTATAGGGGCGCAGATACTCGCGGATCTGGGATTGAAGAATATAAGGCTCCTTACGAATAACCCGAAAAAGATAGTGGGTCTGGAGGGGTATGGCCTTAAGGTGATAGAGAGAGTGCCGATACATGTCCTGGCGAACAAGGCCAACGCAAAATATCTTAGGACCAAGAGGGAGAAACTGGGTCACGACTTGAAAGTGTGA
- the ribE gene encoding 6,7-dimethyl-8-ribityllumazine synthase — MVNVIKADLVAKGKKFAITISRFNEFISSKLLEGCIDTLNRHGVQENSIDVVWVPGAFEIPMIAQKCAKSKKYDAVICLGTVIRGATPHFEFVASEAAKGVAKISLDTNVPCIFGIITADNIEQAIERAGTKDGNKGRDAALSAIEMANLYAKL; from the coding sequence ATGGTAAATGTGATAAAGGCGGATTTGGTTGCAAAGGGGAAGAAGTTCGCGATAACCATATCGCGGTTCAACGAGTTTATATCATCGAAGCTTCTTGAGGGATGCATCGACACACTTAATCGTCATGGTGTCCAGGAGAATTCGATAGATGTGGTGTGGGTGCCGGGGGCATTCGAAATACCGATGATCGCGCAAAAGTGCGCGAAGTCAAAAAAGTACGACGCGGTTATATGCCTAGGTACGGTCATAAGAGGCGCGACGCCTCATTTTGAGTTTGTGGCGAGCGAGGCCGCCAAAGGTGTCGCGAAGATATCGCTCGATACTAATGTGCCGTGCATATTCGGCATCATCACAGCCGATAATATCGAGCAGGCGATCGAGAGGGCTGGCACGAAGGACGGCAACAAGGGCCGCGACGCGGCGCTCTCGGCCATCGAGATGGCTAATCTGTACGCGAAGCTATAG